Proteins encoded by one window of Lactobacillus sp. ESL0684:
- a CDS encoding amino acid ABC transporter permease produces the protein MSWQIIAQSLPIFGKAFLLTIGLALVGILGSLIVGVISSLIQYFKVPILNQIVTVYVEVARNTPLLIQLFFLYYAFPVLGLKLKATTCGIIGLIFLGGGYMAEGFSGGFSGVSSNQIDDGKALGMNQFQLARYVIFPQGFALSMPALTANIIFLIKETSIFSVIAIPELTNTALDLIGMYYRSNEYLLILVIAYAIILIPVILLLNYWERRVRYGTFGD, from the coding sequence ATGAGTTGGCAAATTATTGCGCAAAGTTTACCAATTTTTGGTAAGGCCTTTTTATTAACCATTGGTCTAGCTTTAGTTGGAATTTTGGGTTCGCTAATTGTTGGAGTCATCAGTAGTTTAATCCAGTATTTCAAAGTGCCAATTTTAAACCAAATTGTAACGGTTTATGTTGAAGTAGCACGTAATACGCCATTATTAATTCAATTGTTCTTCTTGTATTATGCTTTTCCAGTGTTGGGGTTAAAATTGAAAGCAACTACTTGTGGGATTATTGGACTGATCTTTTTAGGCGGTGGCTATATGGCTGAAGGCTTTAGTGGCGGCTTTAGTGGAGTCAGTTCCAATCAAATTGATGATGGTAAAGCCTTGGGGATGAATCAGTTCCAGTTAGCTCGATATGTTATTTTTCCACAAGGCTTTGCTTTGAGCATGCCCGCTTTAACGGCCAATATTATTTTTTTAATCAAAGAAACATCCATCTTTTCAGTAATTGCTATTCCAGAATTAACCAATACCGCTCTTGACTTAATCGGTATGTATTATCGGTCAAATGAATATCTACTAATATTGGTAATTGCCTATGCGATTATTTTAATTCCGGTAATCTTATTACTTAATTATTGGGAAAGGAGAGTTCGTTATGGAACATTCGGCGATTAA
- a CDS encoding amino acid ABC transporter permease, whose product MEHSAINVLFAGDNFARLMQGLWTSVWIAAVSLIIGLILGTIFGILRTLPNKVVRFILRLYLEFFRIVPTIVLLYLAYYILPRSLHINWPASWMAVIAFSLWVAAEFSDIVRGAIESVPVTQKESGLALGLSQVQLFRYVLLPQAAKLELPATINLATRVIKTTSLLMTISIIDVIAVGQQIMEANNQRYPNAVFWIYGLIFILYFAIDYPLSAWAKRLSAKQK is encoded by the coding sequence ATGGAACATTCGGCGATTAATGTTTTGTTTGCCGGTGATAACTTTGCAAGGCTGATGCAGGGATTGTGGACATCTGTTTGGATTGCTGCAGTTAGCTTAATTATTGGTTTGATCTTAGGGACAATTTTTGGGATTTTACGAACGCTACCAAACAAAGTGGTTCGGTTCATTTTACGGCTATACCTGGAATTCTTTCGAATTGTACCAACAATTGTTTTATTGTATTTAGCATATTATATTTTACCGCGTTCTTTGCATATTAACTGGCCAGCTAGCTGGATGGCAGTGATTGCCTTTTCTTTATGGGTAGCTGCCGAATTTAGTGATATTGTGCGAGGGGCCATTGAATCGGTTCCAGTAACGCAAAAAGAATCTGGACTTGCCTTGGGATTGAGTCAGGTACAGCTATTTCGGTACGTTTTACTTCCACAAGCTGCTAAATTGGAATTGCCGGCTACAATTAATTTGGCTACGCGAGTGATTAAAACCACATCATTGTTAATGACGATCAGCATTATTGATGTTATCGCGGTTGGACAGCAAATTATGGAAGCTAATAATCAACGGTATCCTAATGCAGTCTTTTGGATTTATGGGTTGATTTTTATTTTGTACTTTGCAATTGATTATCCACTATCAGCTTGGGCCAAGCGCCTGTCTGCTAAACAAAAGTAG
- a CDS encoding amino acid ABC transporter ATP-binding protein has product MTEEILRVDHLNKFYGDWQALKDINFTLNEGEVLTLLGPSGSGKSTLLRCLNGLEDFSDGQLYFKGQQIQPTQQNWQALRQKIGMVFQSYDLFPNLTVLDNILLAPVKVQKRSETEVKKMATQLLKQVGLSEYAASYPRELSGGQKQRIAIVRALAMQPEMMLFDEVTASLDPEMVRGVLEIMTNLAKKQHMTMIIVTHEMNFAAQIADQVLFLESGQIVESTSGKQFFTKPQTKRAQDFLTSMDF; this is encoded by the coding sequence ATGACAGAAGAAATTTTACGTGTTGACCATTTGAATAAATTTTATGGTGATTGGCAAGCATTAAAAGATATTAATTTTACGTTGAATGAAGGAGAAGTGTTGACGTTACTTGGGCCATCTGGTTCAGGCAAAAGTACACTTTTGCGCTGTCTGAATGGACTGGAAGACTTTAGTGATGGCCAGCTTTATTTTAAAGGACAACAGATTCAGCCCACACAGCAAAATTGGCAAGCATTACGCCAAAAGATTGGCATGGTTTTTCAAAGTTATGATCTATTCCCTAACTTGACTGTTCTTGACAATATTCTATTAGCTCCAGTTAAAGTACAAAAACGTTCTGAAACAGAAGTTAAAAAAATGGCAACTCAATTATTAAAGCAAGTTGGTTTATCAGAGTACGCAGCTTCTTATCCGCGAGAATTGTCTGGTGGGCAAAAGCAACGGATCGCGATTGTGCGAGCTCTAGCAATGCAGCCAGAAATGATGTTGTTTGATGAAGTTACGGCGTCGCTTGACCCAGAAATGGTGCGTGGCGTGCTAGAAATTATGACCAATCTCGCTAAAAAGCAGCACATGACCATGATTATTGTGACGCATGAAATGAACTTTGCTGCTCAAATAGCTGATCAGGTGTTATTTTTAGAGTCTGGTCAAATTGTAGAAAGTACTTCCGGCAAACAATTTTTCACTAAACCGCAAACTAAGCGTGCACAGGACTTTTTGACTAGTATGGATTTTTAA
- a CDS encoding transporter substrate-binding domain-containing protein, protein MKTHKTRNIVIGVLVVVVIAIAAFFGIKSSSSNNSAANDSSVSAIKKRGTLKVAVFGDLPPYGWVNDHGKRVGYDVRLARQLAKDMGVKVKFVQVNANNRVDTLNANKADLVLANFTVTPERKEVVDFAKPYMKVSVGVISPKKNPVTKASQLKGKNLIVTKGTTAENYFTKQKGVDLLKFDSKTQQFNAIKNKRAAALADDNSYLYAWVKHNPNYTVGIKNIGPQQFISPAVKKGNKSLLNWVNKDLAKLNKRQFFINDYNQELKPYFGKEIKPSDIVLD, encoded by the coding sequence ATGAAGACACATAAGACTAGAAATATTGTGATTGGTGTTTTGGTAGTAGTTGTGATTGCAATTGCTGCCTTTTTCGGAATTAAGTCATCTAGTAGCAATAATTCTGCTGCTAATGATAGCAGTGTGAGTGCAATTAAAAAACGCGGAACATTAAAAGTAGCTGTCTTTGGCGATTTGCCGCCCTATGGTTGGGTTAATGATCATGGCAAACGGGTTGGCTATGATGTTCGTTTAGCTCGCCAATTAGCTAAAGATATGGGGGTGAAAGTTAAATTTGTTCAAGTCAACGCTAATAACCGAGTAGATACGCTGAATGCTAATAAGGCAGATCTAGTCTTGGCTAACTTTACAGTTACACCTGAACGTAAAGAAGTTGTGGATTTTGCTAAGCCTTATATGAAAGTATCAGTCGGGGTTATTTCACCTAAGAAAAATCCAGTGACTAAGGCTAGCCAATTAAAAGGTAAGAACTTAATTGTAACCAAAGGTACAACTGCTGAAAATTACTTTACTAAACAAAAAGGCGTTGACTTGCTGAAGTTTGATTCTAAGACACAACAGTTTAATGCAATCAAGAATAAACGTGCAGCTGCTTTGGCTGACGACAATTCTTATTTATATGCTTGGGTAAAGCATAATCCAAATTATACAGTTGGCATTAAGAATATTGGGCCACAGCAATTTATTTCACCAGCGGTTAAAAAGGGTAATAAGTCGTTGTTAAATTGGGTAAATAAGGATCTAGCTAAGTTAAACAAGCGGCAATTCTTTATTAATGACTATAATCAAGAATTAAAACCATACTTTGGTAAAGAAATAAAGCCTAGTGATATTGTCCTAGACTAA
- a CDS encoding type B 50S ribosomal protein L31, with translation MKQGIHPDYQEVVFMDSATGAKFLAGSTLKPDETVDYEGKTYPLVRVEITSDSHPFYTGKQKFAQADGRIEKFNKKYGKDFNTSSK, from the coding sequence ATGAAACAAGGCATTCATCCAGATTATCAAGAAGTTGTCTTCATGGACTCAGCCACAGGTGCTAAGTTCCTTGCAGGTTCAACTTTAAAACCAGATGAAACAGTTGATTACGAAGGTAAGACTTACCCATTAGTTCGGGTTGAAATTACTTCTGATTCACATCCATTCTACACAGGCAAGCAGAAGTTTGCTCAAGCAGATGGTCGAATTGAGAAGTTCAACAAGAAATACGGCAAGGACTTCAATACAAGCAGCAAGTAA
- the murF gene encoding UDP-N-acetylmuramoyl-tripeptide--D-alanyl-D-alanine ligase has product MKMQLAEIAKAINATCEGDEQIIVTSVAFDSRKIAAGGLFVPLEGQRDGHDFINSAINNGAVATLWQKGHPNKPDKIAVIEVDDPLLSMQKLAQYYLEKVNPTVIGITGSNGKTTTKDMTAAVLAKRFNVHKTEGNFNNEIGVPMTILEMKPNTEILVLEMGMDHAGQLHHLSELTHPDVTVITMIGEAHIEFLGSRAKIADAKMEITDFLREDGVLIYNGDEPLLRQRSEHVGQEQVTFGFNKDDTVFATSFRTYKHHASFNVNDSEHQFTIPMIGKHNVANAVAALCVGRHFGESDEEIATALASFTPTANRMEWEKGDVGEDIMSDVYNSNPTAVRAVLTSFGQIQVPVGSRRIAVLGDMLELGENSAALHADLADSLDPRVINEVYLFGTQMGYLATALKDKYAPEYLHYYKEDQMQHMVADLKSDIKPHDIVVLKGSHGMHLEKVLERLR; this is encoded by the coding sequence ATGAAAATGCAACTGGCAGAAATTGCCAAGGCAATAAATGCAACTTGTGAAGGCGACGAACAAATTATTGTTACTTCTGTTGCTTTTGACTCAAGAAAAATTGCAGCTGGTGGTTTATTTGTTCCACTTGAAGGACAAAGAGACGGTCATGACTTCATTAATAGCGCGATTAATAATGGGGCAGTTGCTACTTTATGGCAAAAAGGTCATCCCAATAAACCTGATAAAATAGCAGTTATTGAGGTTGACGATCCGTTATTGAGTATGCAAAAGTTAGCGCAATATTATCTAGAAAAGGTTAATCCAACCGTTATTGGTATTACAGGATCAAATGGTAAGACAACCACCAAAGATATGACGGCTGCGGTTTTAGCTAAAAGATTTAACGTCCATAAAACTGAGGGTAATTTCAATAATGAGATTGGTGTACCAATGACCATTTTAGAAATGAAGCCTAATACTGAAATTTTAGTCTTGGAAATGGGTATGGATCACGCTGGTCAACTACATCACTTAAGCGAATTAACGCATCCCGATGTGACAGTTATTACTATGATTGGTGAAGCGCACATTGAATTTTTAGGTTCTAGGGCAAAAATTGCAGACGCTAAAATGGAGATTACTGATTTCTTGCGTGAAGATGGCGTACTCATCTATAATGGGGATGAACCATTGTTGCGCCAGCGCAGTGAGCATGTTGGGCAAGAACAAGTAACTTTTGGTTTTAATAAGGATGATACGGTTTTTGCAACTAGTTTTAGAACTTATAAGCACCATGCTAGCTTTAACGTAAATGATTCTGAGCATCAATTCACCATTCCAATGATTGGTAAGCACAATGTGGCGAATGCTGTTGCAGCGCTTTGTGTTGGTCGTCATTTTGGTGAAAGTGATGAAGAGATTGCAACGGCGTTAGCTAGTTTTACTCCTACTGCTAATCGGATGGAGTGGGAAAAAGGCGACGTAGGCGAAGACATTATGAGTGATGTCTATAACTCCAATCCAACTGCTGTTCGAGCTGTATTGACTAGTTTTGGTCAAATTCAAGTACCAGTTGGTAGCCGGCGAATTGCTGTTTTAGGTGATATGCTTGAATTAGGAGAAAACTCAGCTGCTTTGCATGCTGACCTGGCCGATAGTCTTGACCCCAGAGTGATTAACGAAGTATATTTATTTGGCACGCAAATGGGTTATCTTGCAACTGCGCTAAAAGATAAGTACGCGCCAGAATATTTACATTATTATAAAGAGGATCAAATGCAACACATGGTTGCTGATCTAAAAAGCGATATTAAGCCGCATGACATTGTCGTTTTAAAGGGGTCGCATGGAATGCACCTTGAAAAAGTATTAGAGCGGCTTAGATAA
- a CDS encoding DEAD/DEAH box helicase, with translation MKFSELGLNDELLKAIKRSGFEEATPIQEQTIPLALAGKDVIGQAQTGTGKTAAFALPILQNLEKQHKTIQALIIEPTRELAIQTQEELFRLGRDENARVQVVYGGADIGRQIRSLKSHVPAILVGTPGRLLDHLKRKTISLEDVSTIVLDEADEMLDMGFIQDIESILGYVKNRKQTLLFSATMPKPILRISEKFMTDPEIVRIKAKELTADLIDQYFVRSKDSEKFDIMCRLFDVESPDLAVVFVRTKRRVDEVTRGLQARGYNAAGIHGDLTQARRMSVLKKFRAGKLDILVATDVAARGLDISGVTHVYNYDIPQDPDSYVHRIGRTGRAGQNGNSITFVTPNEIGYMKTIEQLTKKKMTPLMPPTDDQALQGQLKVAKSKVTDLMKDDLSKYTKDASELLDNYSAVDLVSAFLKNLSKDSSDVEVKISSEKPLPYRGGRGSHRGGNGGHGRGGRSRGGHGNYRGSGDRNRSRGNYRGGDRNRHSGGHHGGHNFVIKNKKD, from the coding sequence GTGAAATTTTCGGAATTAGGATTAAATGATGAATTGCTGAAGGCAATTAAACGTTCGGGCTTTGAGGAAGCAACACCAATTCAGGAGCAGACTATTCCACTTGCATTAGCAGGTAAGGATGTAATTGGTCAAGCTCAAACTGGTACTGGTAAAACTGCTGCTTTTGCTTTACCGATTTTACAAAACCTGGAAAAACAACATAAGACAATTCAGGCTTTGATAATCGAACCGACGCGTGAATTAGCAATTCAAACACAAGAAGAACTTTTCCGTTTAGGCCGTGATGAAAATGCACGTGTGCAAGTTGTTTATGGTGGGGCAGATATCGGTCGCCAAATTCGTTCACTCAAGAGCCATGTACCAGCAATCTTGGTGGGCACACCAGGGCGGTTGCTTGATCATTTAAAGCGCAAGACTATTAGTCTTGAAGATGTTAGCACGATTGTGCTTGACGAAGCTGATGAAATGCTTGATATGGGCTTTATCCAAGATATTGAAAGCATTCTTGGTTATGTCAAGAATCGTAAGCAAACCTTACTATTCAGTGCTACTATGCCTAAGCCGATTTTGCGAATTAGTGAAAAGTTTATGACGGATCCAGAAATCGTTAGAATCAAGGCTAAGGAATTAACTGCTGATTTGATTGATCAATATTTTGTCCGGTCAAAAGACTCTGAAAAATTTGATATTATGTGTCGCCTGTTCGATGTCGAAAGTCCAGATTTAGCGGTTGTCTTTGTAAGGACTAAGCGTCGCGTTGATGAAGTGACTCGCGGATTGCAGGCACGCGGTTATAATGCTGCCGGTATTCATGGTGATTTGACTCAAGCACGGAGAATGAGTGTTTTAAAGAAATTCCGAGCTGGTAAATTAGATATTTTAGTGGCAACTGATGTTGCGGCACGTGGACTAGATATTTCTGGTGTAACGCACGTTTACAATTACGATATTCCACAAGATCCTGATTCTTATGTTCACCGTATTGGTCGTACTGGTCGTGCAGGACAAAATGGTAACTCAATTACTTTTGTTACACCAAATGAAATTGGTTATATGAAGACAATCGAGCAGTTAACCAAGAAAAAGATGACACCGTTAATGCCACCAACTGATGACCAGGCTTTACAGGGTCAATTAAAGGTGGCTAAGTCTAAAGTAACAGATTTGATGAAGGATGATTTATCAAAGTATACTAAGGATGCTAGTGAGTTATTAGATAATTATTCTGCTGTTGATTTGGTTTCAGCATTTTTGAAGAATTTATCAAAAGATTCATCTGATGTTGAAGTTAAAATTAGTTCAGAAAAACCTTTGCCTTATCGTGGTGGCAGAGGTAGCCATCGTGGTGGTAACGGCGGTCACGGACGCGGTGGACGTTCACGCGGCGGTCATGGCAATTACCGTGGAAGTGGTGATCGGAATCGGAGTCGTGGTAATTATCGCGGCGGTGATCGCAATCGTCATAGTGGTGGCCATCACGGTGGTCACAACTTTGTGATTAAAAATAAAAAAGATTAA
- the acpS gene encoding holo-ACP synthase, whose protein sequence is MIYGVGIDVIEVARVAKIVAKGDNFAQKVLTADEFTQYQRLHGKRKVEYLGGRFSIKESFSKALGTGLGKHVGLQDVETLWDDLGHPVTTSNKFTGKIFPSISHDNHEIVTLVVLEK, encoded by the coding sequence ATGATTTATGGCGTTGGAATAGATGTAATTGAGGTAGCACGTGTAGCAAAAATTGTTGCTAAAGGCGACAATTTTGCCCAAAAAGTATTGACTGCTGATGAATTTACGCAGTATCAAAGGCTACATGGCAAAAGAAAGGTTGAATATTTAGGTGGACGATTTTCAATCAAAGAGTCTTTTTCTAAGGCATTAGGAACGGGATTGGGAAAGCATGTTGGCTTGCAGGATGTAGAAACACTCTGGGATGATTTGGGCCACCCTGTTACTACTTCGAATAAGTTTACTGGGAAAATTTTTCCGAGTATTAGTCATGATAATCATGAAATTGTTACGTTAGTTGTGTTGGAGAAATAA
- the alr gene encoding alanine racemase, with product MVVGIHRPALVRVDLGAIKQNLEQEMRHLAPEQKLFAVVKADAYGHGAVRVAQTAVKAGVSGFCVAILDEALELRRAGIVLPILVLGVTSPQYVELAAANSISLTVPDLDWLKQAAIRLAGTDLQLKIHLAIDSGMGRIGFNTDEEFVAANDFLLNNKYFTVEGMYTHFASADSADSAYFDKQVQSFTHFKNLLKVKPKWIHVANTATSIFDKQVKSDIVRFGIGMYGLNPSSNPTSPDIASEIKLKPALSFESELVQVHTVHQGQGISYGSTYVAETDQIIGTVPIGYADGFNRKFQGFKIQVGDAYCPIVGRVCMDQLMVRLPHEMPVGSQVILLSKDPEAPNSLKHAADYLGTIHYEVACALSQRLPRTYYLDD from the coding sequence ATGGTAGTAGGAATTCATCGCCCAGCGCTAGTCCGAGTCGACTTAGGGGCAATCAAACAAAATCTTGAACAAGAAATGCGGCATTTGGCACCGGAACAGAAGTTATTTGCGGTAGTTAAAGCAGATGCATATGGTCATGGCGCTGTTAGGGTAGCTCAAACAGCTGTCAAGGCTGGAGTAAGCGGCTTTTGTGTGGCAATTTTGGATGAAGCTTTAGAATTGCGTCGTGCGGGGATTGTATTACCAATTTTAGTTTTGGGAGTAACGTCACCTCAGTACGTCGAATTGGCAGCAGCCAATAGCATTTCGTTAACTGTCCCGGATCTTGATTGGTTAAAGCAAGCAGCAATTAGGTTGGCCGGGACAGATTTGCAATTAAAAATTCATTTAGCGATTGATTCTGGTATGGGACGTATCGGGTTTAATACGGATGAAGAATTTGTGGCTGCTAATGACTTTTTACTAAACAATAAATATTTCACTGTTGAAGGAATGTATACTCACTTTGCTTCAGCTGATAGTGCAGATAGTGCTTATTTTGATAAGCAGGTGCAATCTTTTACCCATTTTAAAAATCTGCTAAAAGTTAAGCCTAAGTGGATTCATGTTGCTAATACTGCGACTAGTATTTTTGATAAGCAGGTTAAGAGTGATATTGTCAGATTTGGGATAGGAATGTATGGTTTAAACCCTTCATCTAATCCTACTAGTCCGGATATAGCTAGTGAAATAAAGTTAAAACCTGCATTATCATTTGAGAGCGAACTTGTCCAAGTTCACACAGTTCATCAAGGTCAAGGAATTAGTTATGGCTCAACATATGTAGCAGAGACTGATCAAATTATTGGGACTGTCCCGATTGGATATGCTGATGGTTTTAATCGTAAGTTTCAAGGATTTAAGATTCAGGTTGGAGACGCTTATTGTCCGATTGTTGGTCGAGTTTGCATGGATCAGTTAATGGTGCGTTTGCCACATGAAATGCCAGTTGGTAGCCAGGTAATTTTGTTATCAAAAGATCCCGAAGCTCCTAATAGTTTGAAGCACGCAGCTGATTATTTAGGGACTATTCATTATGAGGTTGCGTGTGCATTGTCGCAGCGTTTGCCAAGAACATATTATCTAGACGACTAA
- the cbpA gene encoding cyclic di-AMP binding protein CbpA: MLIKSLVIKKDYLTTVNEHATLEEALKILEDSGFRCVPILDDTGTIFRGNIYKMHIYRHKSQGKDMSLPVTELLKNATKTIKVNSPFFKVFFTIRDLPYISVLDESGKFYGILTHSRLLDMLSDAWNIKTGSYVFTVLTNNDRGNLVKMTKIISKYSSIAGTMSLDAASAEKGNPVRRILFTLPAGVKEDTLREIVKRLEHKGYVVAEIEDLQAGMTIMSDENPGIYLTDDQN; this comes from the coding sequence GTGCTTATTAAATCCTTGGTTATCAAAAAAGATTACCTAACAACAGTTAATGAACATGCTACGCTTGAAGAAGCGCTAAAAATTCTTGAAGATTCCGGTTTTCGGTGTGTGCCAATTTTAGATGATACTGGAACAATCTTTCGTGGTAACATTTACAAAATGCATATTTATCGCCATAAATCACAGGGCAAGGATATGAGTTTACCAGTTACCGAATTACTCAAAAATGCTACTAAAACTATTAAAGTCAATTCACCATTTTTTAAAGTTTTCTTCACAATCAGGGATTTACCTTACATCTCAGTTTTAGATGAGAGCGGTAAATTCTATGGTATCTTAACCCACTCGCGTTTATTAGACATGCTATCAGATGCATGGAATATTAAAACTGGATCCTATGTTTTTACGGTCTTAACCAATAATGACCGTGGCAACTTGGTCAAAATGACAAAAATTATCAGTAAATATTCAAGTATTGCAGGAACCATGAGTTTAGACGCTGCTTCTGCAGAAAAAGGCAACCCTGTTCGCCGTATTTTGTTTACTTTACCCGCTGGTGTTAAAGAAGACACTTTAAGAGAAATCGTCAAACGCCTCGAACATAAGGGTTACGTTGTAGCTGAAATCGAAGATTTACAAGCCGGCATGACAATTATGAGCGATGAAAACCCCGGTATTTATTTAACCGATGATCAGAATTAA
- the pth gene encoding aminoacyl-tRNA hydrolase — protein sequence MKIIAGLGNPGKKYDGTKHNTGFMALDYYLNNNALQLEREKFEGKYTKQKIAGEDVILLEPQTYMNDSGRSVAQVAHFFKVAPQDILVIHDDMDMALGKIRIRANGKSGGHNGIKSIISDLGSSDFNRLKIGIRHPDNATKESVISWVLSPFTSQQQTQMTAAFATSSEIIADFIAGKSSQFLMNKYN from the coding sequence ATGAAAATTATTGCAGGCTTGGGTAATCCAGGGAAAAAATATGATGGAACAAAGCATAATACCGGTTTTATGGCACTTGATTATTATTTAAATAATAATGCTTTACAATTAGAACGTGAAAAGTTTGAGGGGAAATACACTAAACAGAAAATAGCTGGCGAAGATGTTATTTTACTTGAACCACAAACCTACATGAATGATTCTGGACGTTCAGTTGCCCAGGTAGCCCATTTTTTTAAAGTTGCTCCGCAAGATATTTTAGTTATTCATGATGATATGGACATGGCGCTTGGCAAAATTAGGATTCGGGCTAACGGCAAGTCTGGTGGTCATAACGGTATCAAAAGCATTATTAGCGATTTGGGTAGTAGTGATTTTAATCGGCTAAAAATTGGTATTCGTCATCCAGATAACGCTACTAAGGAAAGCGTTATTTCTTGGGTTTTGTCACCATTTACTAGTCAGCAACAAACTCAAATGACTGCTGCATTCGCTACGAGCAGTGAGATTATTGCTGATTTTATTGCGGGTAAAAGTAGTCAATTTTTGATGAATAAATATAATTAA